The following DNA comes from Pseudomonadota bacterium.
GCGATCAGCGGCGTCGGCACTGTCGGCCCAGGCCACGAGCGTATTGCCCTGGCGATCGTACGAGCGGAGCGTGCCGTCTTTCACGAGCGCATCGAGGCCCACGAGCATGTCGCCGCCGTTGACCTTCTCTTCGATGCGAACCCCGTCGGGCGTGGTTTCCACGGTGACCTTGGCTGCGCCGTTGACGGGCACACCAGATTGCGCCATCTGTAGCAGGTGGCGGGCATCGACGGGCGTGCGCGGCGCGTTGGCCAGTGCGCGGCGCGTTGGCCAGGATCATGCGGGCCTCCCACGGGCAGTCAGGGTGCTGATGCTCACATGGTAGCGCCTGCCCGCGAAAAGACCTCGAAACGATCGTGAAATGCGCGTGATCTGAGGGATCAGGCCGAGGCGGTGGCGCCTCGCATGTTCGGGATGATGTCTCGTCCGAAGGCGTCGAGCGTGCTGTGCTCGTTGCCGTTCATGAGATACAGGTTGAACTGATCGACACCGATCTCTTCGAGGTGCGCGAGCTTCTCGCGCACCTGCGCGGCGCTTCCGATGACGCAGAAGCGGTCGACCACCTCGTC
Coding sequences within:
- a CDS encoding TIGR03842 family LLM class F420-dependent oxidoreductase; its protein translation is DEVVDRFCVIGSAAQVREKLAHLEEIGVDQFNLYLMNGNEHSTLDAFGRDIIPNMRGATASA